One genomic window of Cannabis sativa cultivar Pink pepper isolate KNU-18-1 chromosome 2, ASM2916894v1, whole genome shotgun sequence includes the following:
- the LOC115718616 gene encoding perakine reductase has translation MAQEKSVNIPRVKLGNQGLEVSKLGFGCMGLTGVYNAPVPDEVGISIIKYAFSRGITFFDTSDIYGEKSANEILVGKALKELPRDQVQLATKFGIVEIRADQIEVNGSPQYVRSCCEASLKRLNVDYIDLYYLHRVDTTIPIEDTMGELKKLVEEGKIKYIGLSEASSDTIRRAHAVHPITAIQLEWSLWTRDIEEQIIPLCRELGIGVVPYSPLGRGFFGGKAVVESLPPNTFLESHPRFQGENIERNKLLYNQMEKMAQKYGCTIPQLALAWVLHQGDDVAPIPGTTKTKNLDDNIGSLRVKLSKEDLKEISDLVAINDVAGDRIQDAFIRCSWKFANTPLKIGN, from the exons ATGGCGCAAGAGAAAAGTGTCAATATTCCAAGAGTGAAATTGGGAAACCAAGGATTGGAG GTTTCAAAGCTTGGATTCGGATGTATGGGACTTACCGGAGTCTACAACGCACCAGTCCCTGATGAGGTTGGCATATCAATAATCAAATATGCCTTCAGCAGAGGAATAACATTTTTTGACACCTCAGATATCTATGGAGAGAAGTCTGCTAATGAAATTTTGGTTGGCAAG GCTTTGAAGGAGTTGCCTCGAGATCAAGTTCAGTTAGCCACAAAATTTGGTATTGTGGAAATAAGAGCTGACCAAATTGAGGTGAATGGAAGTCCTCAATATGTCCGGTCCTGCTGTGAGGCTAGTCTTAAGCGTCTCAATGTGGACTATATTGATCTCTACTATCTGCACCGAGTAGACACAACAATCCCCATTGAGGATACT ATGGGAGAGCTGAAGAAGTTGGTAGAAGAAGGTAAAATAAAGTACATTGGATTATCTGAGGCTAGCTCAGACACAATAAGAAGAGCACATGCTGTTCATCCCATCACTGCCATACAATTGGAATGGTCTCTTTGGACTCGTGATATTGAAGAACAAATCATCCCACTTTGCCG TGAACTTGGAATTGGGGTAGTTCCATATAGCCCTCTTGGTCGTGGATTTTTCGGTGGCAAGGCAGTTGTGGAGAGTCTACCTCCAAATACTTTTCTG GAATCACACCCTAGGTTTCAAGGAGAAAATATAGAGAGAAACAAACTCTTGTATAATCAAATGGAGAAGATGGCTCAAAAATATGGATGTACGATTCCACAATTGGCACTTGCCTGGGTTCTTCATCAAGGTGATGACGTGGCGCCTATTCCTG GTACAACTAAGACAAAGAATCTCGATGATAACATTGGATCATTAAGAGTGAAACTGAGCAAAGAAGACTTGAAGGAGATTTCTGATTTGGTAGCCATCAATGACGTGGCAGGTGATAGAATACAAGATGCTTTTATTCGTTGTTCATGGAAGTTTGCaaatacaccacttaaaattgggaattga
- the LOC115718495 gene encoding probable aldo-keto reductase 1 isoform X2 gives MGDDNKLQIPRVKLGNQGLEVSKLGFGCMNLNGVYKAPVSEEEGILVIKHAFSKGITFFDTADAYGEDSANEVLVGKMGELKKLVEEGKIKYIGLSEASPDTIRRAHVVHPITALQMEWSLWSRDIEEEIIPLCRELGIGIVPYSPLGRGFFGSKAINENELGDGLLASHPRFQRENLSKNKQLYDRIETLSRKHQCSPAQLALAWVLQQGNDVVPIPGTTKIRNLDDNIGSVSVKLTEQDLKEISDAVPVEEVAGGREHEIIHKISWKFANTPPFPKGYEVST, from the exons atGGGTGATGATAACAAGCTCCAGATTCCAAGAGTTAAACTGGGCAATCAAGGACTGGAG GTGTCAAAGTTGGGATTTGGATGTATGAATCTGAATGGAGTTTATAAAGCCCCTGTTTCTGAAGAGGAAGGaattttggtgataaaacaTGCATTTAGCAAAGGCATCACTTTCTTTGACACTGCTGACGCTTATGGTGAAGACTCTGCTAATGAAGTTTTAGTTGGAAAG ATGGGTGAGCTTAAGAAGCTTGTGGAAGAGGGGAAAATAAAGTACATTGGGCTATCTGAGGCCAGCCCAGACACCATAAGAAGGGCACATGTTGTTCACCCCATCACTGCCTTACAAATGGAGTGGTCGCTTTGGAGTCGTGATATTGAGGAAGAGATCATTCCCCTTTGCAG GGAACTAGGCATCGGAATAGTTCCATATAGTCCTCTAGGGCGTGGCTTCTTTGGGAGTAAAGCAATCAATGAAAATGAGCTGGGAGATGGACTTTTG GCTTCACACCCTCGGTTTCAAAGAGAGAACTTGAGCAAGAACAAACAACTTTATGATCGAATCGAAACCCTTTCAAGAAAGCACCAATGTTCTCCAGCTCAACTAGCTCTTGCTTGGGTTCTTCAACAAGGGAATGATGTTGTACCTATCCCTG GGACAACTAAGATTAGGAACTTGGATGATAATATTGGCTCAGTGAGTGTGAAACTAACAGAACAAGACCTGAAAGAAATATCTGATGCTGTGCCAGTTGAAGAGGTTGCAGGTGGTAGAGAACATGAGATTATACATAAAATATCTTGGAAATTTGCCAACACTCCTCCTTTCCCAAAAGGATATGAGGTCTCTACTTAG
- the LOC115720593 gene encoding probable aldo-keto reductase 1, whose protein sequence is MADDNKLQIPRVKLGIQGLEVSKLGYGCMGLTGVYNSPVSDEEGISLIRYAFSKGITFFDTADMYGAHSNEILVGKALKQLPREKVQLATKFGIAGMGNSGMIVKGTPEYVRSCCEGSLKRLDVDYIDLYYQHRIDTSVPIEDTMGELKKLVEEGKIKYIGLSEASPDTIRRAHAVHPITALQMEWSLWTRDIEEEIVPLCRELGIGIVPYSPLGRGFFGGRTAVESLPENSLLASHPRFREENLNKNKQLYDRIESLSGKHQCSPAQLALAWVLQQGDDIVPIPGTTKIKNLDDNIGSVSVKLTEQDMKEICDAVPVEEVAGDRIYESMISSSWKFANTPPKK, encoded by the exons ATGGCGGATGATAACAAGCTCCAAATTCCAAGAGTTAAACTGGGTATTCAAGGACTTGAG GTGTCAAAGTTGGGATATGGGTGTATGGGTCTAACTGGTGTCTACAACTCTCCTGTATCTGATGAGGAAGGGATCTCATTGATCAGATATGCATTTAGCAAGGGGATCACTTTCTTTGATACAGCCGATATGTATGGAGCTCATTCTAATGAAATTCTAGTTGGCAAG GCTTTGAAGCAGTTGCCAAGAGAAAAAGTTCAATTGGCCACAAAGTTTGGCATAGCAGGAATGGGCAATTCAGGTATGATTGTAAAGGGTACCCCTGAGTATGTTCGGTCATGTTGTGAGGGTAGTCTGAAGCGTCTTGATGTAGACTACATTGATCTCTATTATCAACACAGAATTGACACATCAGTTCCCATAGAAGATACT ATGGGTGAACTGAAGAAACTTGTTGAAGAGGGGAAAATAAAGTATATTGGGTTATCTGAAGCCAGCCCAGACACCATAAGAAGAGCACATGCAGTTCACCCCATCACTGCCTTACAAATGGAGTGGTCTCTCTGGACTCGAGACATCGAGGAAGAAATTGTCCCACTTTGCAG GGAACTAGGCATTGGGATAGTTCCATATAGTCCTCTTGGTCGTGGCTTCTTTGGGGGCAGAACAGCTGTTGAAAGTTTACCAGAAAATAGTTTATTG GCATCACACCCTCGCTTTCGAGAGGAGAATTTGAACAAGAATAAGCAACTTTACGATCGAATAGAATCCCTTTCAGGGAAGCACCAGTGCTCTCCAGCACAACTAGCCCTTGCTTGGGTTCTCCAACAAGGGGATGATATTGTACCAATTCCTG GGACAACTAAGATTAAGAACTTGGATGATAACATTGGCTCGGTGAGTGTGAAACTAACAGAACAAGACATGAAAGAAATATGTGATGCTGTACCAGTTGAAGAGGTGGCTGGTGATAGAATTTATGAGAGCATGATTAGTTCTTCCTGGAAGTTTGCCAACACTCCACCAAAAAAGTGA
- the LOC115718495 gene encoding perakine reductase isoform X1, which produces MGDDNKLQIPRVKLGNQGLEVSKLGFGCMNLNGVYKAPVSEEEGILVIKHAFSKGITFFDTADAYGEDSANEVLVGKALKQLPREKVQLSTKFGIAGLDRETLSVIVRGTPEYVRSCCEASLKRLDVDYIDLYFQHRVDTSVPIEDTMGELKKLVEEGKIKYIGLSEASPDTIRRAHVVHPITALQMEWSLWSRDIEEEIIPLCRELGIGIVPYSPLGRGFFGSKAINENELGDGLLASHPRFQRENLSKNKQLYDRIETLSRKHQCSPAQLALAWVLQQGNDVVPIPGTTKIRNLDDNIGSVSVKLTEQDLKEISDAVPVEEVAGGREHEIIHKISWKFANTPPFPKGYEVST; this is translated from the exons atGGGTGATGATAACAAGCTCCAGATTCCAAGAGTTAAACTGGGCAATCAAGGACTGGAG GTGTCAAAGTTGGGATTTGGATGTATGAATCTGAATGGAGTTTATAAAGCCCCTGTTTCTGAAGAGGAAGGaattttggtgataaaacaTGCATTTAGCAAAGGCATCACTTTCTTTGACACTGCTGACGCTTATGGTGAAGACTCTGCTAATGAAGTTTTAGTTGGAAAG GCCTTAAAACAGTTACCAAGAGAAAAAGTACAATTATCTACAAAGTTTGGTATAGCTGGACTGGACAGAGAAACCCTTTCAGTGATAGTGAGAGGTACCCCTGAATATGTACGGTCATGCTGTGAGGCTAGCTTGAAGCGTCTTGATGTTGATTATATTGACTTGTATTTTCAGCATAGAGTTGACACATCAGTGCCCATAGAAGACACT ATGGGTGAGCTTAAGAAGCTTGTGGAAGAGGGGAAAATAAAGTACATTGGGCTATCTGAGGCCAGCCCAGACACCATAAGAAGGGCACATGTTGTTCACCCCATCACTGCCTTACAAATGGAGTGGTCGCTTTGGAGTCGTGATATTGAGGAAGAGATCATTCCCCTTTGCAG GGAACTAGGCATCGGAATAGTTCCATATAGTCCTCTAGGGCGTGGCTTCTTTGGGAGTAAAGCAATCAATGAAAATGAGCTGGGAGATGGACTTTTG GCTTCACACCCTCGGTTTCAAAGAGAGAACTTGAGCAAGAACAAACAACTTTATGATCGAATCGAAACCCTTTCAAGAAAGCACCAATGTTCTCCAGCTCAACTAGCTCTTGCTTGGGTTCTTCAACAAGGGAATGATGTTGTACCTATCCCTG GGACAACTAAGATTAGGAACTTGGATGATAATATTGGCTCAGTGAGTGTGAAACTAACAGAACAAGACCTGAAAGAAATATCTGATGCTGTGCCAGTTGAAGAGGTTGCAGGTGGTAGAGAACATGAGATTATACATAAAATATCTTGGAAATTTGCCAACACTCCTCCTTTCCCAAAAGGATATGAGGTCTCTACTTAG